One Spinacia oleracea cultivar Varoflay chromosome 4, BTI_SOV_V1, whole genome shotgun sequence DNA segment encodes these proteins:
- the LOC110783606 gene encoding uncharacterized protein produces MAVGDEVPQNSESQTNHHNTVSNCFNDPLFLAPSDNSNTPLVSVLFNGDNYLGWSKNVKRALSVKNKLGFIEGFMKKPSATDKDYQRWIRCDFMVIGWILASMKPEIAENFNLVNSSEILWTEVEESYGQSNGPQIYQLKKELDGLRQQNLTVLLYYNKMKKLWDKLKELRSFPECNCGALNSCTCNFLKRLSDFESEEKVMQLLLGLNSGFDNTITNVLSTDPIPTVNRTFSILQQVEKQKEISGLADMTTEVSALAAQKFQRSGQKFHSNFLTGGKRDWKKEKQGRLCDYCKAKSHTRDQCFKLIGYPDWYMDGNNSKNGGNVRVAAHVNVENEEIFDTPLDEPGESSKGQGNLQLNADMMNMICKEVMKAIV; encoded by the coding sequence ATGGCGGTCGGTGATGAAGTTCCACAAAATTCCGAATCTCAGACAAATCATCATAATACCGTAAGTAATTGCTTCAACGATCCTCTCTTCTTAGCGCCATCTGATAATTCCAATACTCCGTTAGTTTCTGTATTGTTTAATGGAGATAACTACTTAGGCTGGTCTAAGAATGTGAAAAGAGCATTAAGTGTTAAGAATAAGCTAGGTTTCATTGAAGGTTTTATGAAGAAACCGAGTGCTACTGATAAGGATTATCAGCGATGGATTAGATGTGATTTTATGGTTATAGGTTGGATTTTGGCTTCAATGAAGCCTGAAATAGCAGAGAATTTTAATTTGGTGAATTCCTCTGAAATTTTGTGGACTGAAGTTGAGGAGAGTTATGGTCAGAGTAATGGACCTCAAATATATCAACTGAAGAAGGAATTGGATGGATTGAGGCAACAAAATCTCACTGTTCTTCTGTATTACAATAAGATGAAGAAGCTATGGGATAAATTGAAGGAGTTGAGGAGTTTTCCAGAATGCAACTGTGGAGCTTTGAATAGTTGTACCTGTAATTTTTTGAAGAGGTTATCTGATTTTGAATCCGAAGAGAAGGTAATGCAATTATTGCTTGGTTTGAATAGCGGATTTGACAATACGATTACTAATGTGTTGTCAACGGATCCTATTCCAACTGTGAATCGAACTTTCTCTATCTTGCAACAAGTAGAGAAACAGAAAGAGATTAGTGGACTTGCTGATATGACTACTGAGGTTAGTGCTCTAGCAGCACAAAAATTCCAGAGGTCTGGTCAAAAGTTCCATTCTAATTTTCTTACAGGAGGAAAGAGAGATTGGAAGAAAGAAAAACAAGGGAGATTATGTGATTATTGCAAGGCTAAGAGTCATACTAGAGATCAATGTTTCAAGTTGATTGGGTATCCAGATTGGTACATGGATGGAAATAATAGCAAGAATGGGGGAAATGTTAGAGTTGCTGCCCATGTGAATGTTGAAAATGAAGAAATATTTGATACTCCTTTAGATGAACCTGGAGAAAGCTCAAAGGGACAAGGAAATTTGCAACTGAATGCTGATATGATGAACATGATAtgcaaggaggtgatgaaggcAATAGTGTGA